In Fusarium oxysporum Fo47 chromosome XI, complete sequence, the following are encoded in one genomic region:
- a CDS encoding major facilitator superfamily domain-containing protein, whose amino-acid sequence MAEQGGFGESLRNFFIMSQTYCCLSYFFNFLDRAAFANAYVAGLRESLNMTGHDYNNVLSVTTAGMAIGQLPHGIIIQKIAPRIWFPSMVVIWAGLTMASAAAKTVTQLCVIRFFLGLAEASTYAGTIYIIGAWYKPEEISKRTALFTASGQVGTMFAGVMMTAIHKGMRGMSGLQGWQWVFLIDGIITLPIALFGFLYFPDIPEITKAKYLSQDERKLAVSRLPPIKTDGHNIMPMSLIKRVFLTPMFWILFFWSPVCASVEGFPFQNTFLLWLKYYNDKFSQTQINTYPLGVQAVGIAANMLAAWHMDATGQRVPMAILAVLLQVVVGAMLLVRNLSDAGVMFAFYLAGSAYMVNPLIFGWANIILQRTGDDAMRSVTLYSMNIGSMVLWTFWGIIFYSAADAPYWKKGAISLLVCCGVMFCYIWLVNYLDKLTMKKYGDRTVEDLEEPIEVSESDKGDATKVSEKNITS is encoded by the exons ATGGCTGAACAAGGTGGATTTGGCGAAAGCCTTCGCA ATTTCTTCATTATG AGCCAGACATACTGCTGTCTGAGCTACTTCTTCAACTTTCTCG ATCGTGCGGCATTTGCCAACGCCTAC GTCGCTGGCCTTCGTGAATCTCTCAACATGACTGGTCATGATTACAACAATGTTCTCTCCGTGACCACCGCAGG AATGGCCATCGGCCAGCTTCCCCATGGCATCATTATCCAGAAGATCGCGCCTCGAATCTGGTTCCCATCGATGGTAGTCATCTGGGCTGGTCTGACG ATGGCTAGTGCCGCCGCAAAGACCGTCACTCAACTCTGTGTCATCAGATTCTTCCTCGGTTTGGCTGAAGCTAGTACTTATGCGGGCACTATCTATATCATTGGAGCATGGTATAAGCCTGAAGAGATCTCCAAGCGAACTGCTCTCTTCACTGCCTCAGGCCAAGTCGGTACCATGTTTGCTGGTGTCATGATGACAGCCATTCATAAGGGCATGAGAGGCATGTCTGGCCTCCAAGGATGGCAGTGGGTGTTCTTGATCG ACGGCATCATCACCCTTCCCATTGCCCTGTTCGGCTTCCTTTACTTCCCTGATATTCCTGAAATCACCAAGGCGAAGTATTTGTCCCAAGACGAGAGGAAGTTGGCGGTTTCCAGGCTCCCCCCAATTAAGACCGACGGGCACAACATCATGCCCATGTCTCTGATCAAGCGCGTATTTCTCACTCCCATGTT TTGGATTCTCTTCTTTTGGTCACCTGTCTGTGCCAGTGTAGAGGGGTTCCCCTTCCAAAACACATTCCTCCTCTGGCTCAAGTACTACAACGACAAATTCTCGCAAACCCAAATCAACACTTACCCTCTTGGCGTGCAAGCTGTTGGTATCGCTGCGAATATGCTTGCAGCATGGCACATGGACGCAACCGGCCAGCGTGTCCCAATGGCCATCCTCGCCGTCCTTCTTCAGGTTGTTGTAGGAGCTATGCTTCTCGTGAGGAATCTGTCTGACGCTGGGGTCATGTTTGCCTTTTATCTCGCCGGATCAGCGTACATGGTCAACCCCCTTATCTTTGGTTGGGCAAACATCATCCTGCAGCGAACAGGTGATGATGCCATGCGCAGTGTGACGCTGTACTCCATGAATATCGGCTCCATGGTCCTTTGGACATTCTGGGGCATTATCTTCTATAGTGCTGCTGATGCGCCTTATTGGAAGAAGGGTGCTATCTCGCTTCTTGTTTGCTGTGGTGTCATGTTCTGTTACATCTGGCTGGTCAATTAT CTCGACAAACTCACCATGAAGAAGTATGGCGACCGAACTGTGGAGGATCTCGAGGAGCCTATCGAAGTGAGCGAATCTGACAAGGGTGATGCTACCAAAGTATCGGAAAAGAACATAACTTCGTGA